From Verrucomicrobiia bacterium, the proteins below share one genomic window:
- a CDS encoding patatin-like phospholipase family protein: MKPKPVFGLVCTGGGAHGAYQVGVLKYIHERFSHQERSPFQIFTGCSCGSLNTSFYAAQALDARKSRLWLEELWMGFHIPSYHGNMLKNAFLLFCREKLRAKEDRHATWCLLDPKPMLNVIRNGFVRAHLEKAMAEKATLGIGVVATELVSGRCCWFLEGPHAISWNIFHSLAKVEKITVPHIAASCSVPIFMPPVRVGDRYFLDGSVNLDRPLSAAISMGATRILTIATDKPYPDELPSYSPSFRPRISNVIRMLLNRLSKDAATDEAIQIEAFNQFYHDLSRKNRRLEKGLDRLPLFHEEAMPSHYRPTEILQLHPSKRIKQTSVDAIYGHGEQVKRRHTRFMFHEKFIRELIHLGYEDAKAQHEKLTAFFLGDGVNGRRWFSFLKKGES; encoded by the coding sequence ATGAAACCTAAACCTGTTTTCGGGCTCGTTTGTACCGGCGGGGGCGCTCACGGCGCCTACCAGGTGGGCGTGCTCAAATACATCCACGAGAGATTCTCGCACCAGGAACGCAGCCCTTTCCAGATCTTCACGGGCTGCTCCTGCGGCTCGCTGAACACCAGCTTTTACGCGGCGCAGGCGCTGGACGCGCGCAAAAGCCGCCTGTGGCTCGAAGAACTGTGGATGGGCTTCCACATCCCGAGTTATCACGGCAACATGCTGAAAAACGCCTTCCTGCTCTTCTGCCGCGAGAAACTGCGGGCGAAAGAGGATCGCCATGCGACCTGGTGCCTGCTGGACCCTAAGCCCATGCTGAACGTCATCCGTAACGGCTTTGTCCGTGCCCACCTGGAAAAGGCCATGGCGGAAAAAGCCACGCTCGGCATCGGCGTCGTCGCGACGGAGCTTGTTTCCGGCCGGTGCTGCTGGTTCCTGGAAGGTCCGCATGCCATCAGCTGGAACATCTTCCATTCGCTGGCCAAGGTGGAAAAAATCACCGTGCCTCACATCGCAGCCAGCTGCAGCGTTCCGATCTTCATGCCGCCGGTACGCGTCGGCGACCGCTACTTTCTCGACGGCTCTGTCAACCTCGACCGCCCGCTCAGCGCGGCCATTTCCATGGGCGCCACGCGCATCCTGACCATTGCGACCGATAAGCCGTACCCGGACGAATTGCCGTCTTATTCCCCGTCTTTCCGGCCGCGCATTTCCAACGTGATCCGCATGCTGCTCAACCGCCTGAGCAAAGACGCGGCCACCGACGAGGCCATCCAGATCGAGGCCTTCAACCAGTTCTACCACGACCTCTCCCGCAAAAACCGGCGCCTGGAAAAAGGCCTGGACCGCCTTCCCCTCTTCCACGAAGAGGCCATGCCGTCGCATTACCGCCCCACCGAAATTCTGCAGCTCCATCCTTCCAAGCGCATCAAGCAGACTTCCGTGGATGCCATCTACGGACACGGCGAGCAGGTCAAGCGCCGCCACACGCGCTTCATGTTCCACGAAAAATTCATCCGCGAGCTGATCCATCTCGGATACGAAGACGCCAAGGCGCAGCACGAAAAGCTGACAGCGTTTTTCCTCGGGGACGGCGTGAACGGCAGGCGGTGGTTTTCTTTCCTGAAAAAAGGCGAGTCTTAA
- a CDS encoding YbhB/YbcL family Raf kinase inhibitor-like protein produces the protein MPLALVSKAFTHCSAMPRKFTREGANASPPLAWSGVPQGTAGFVLLCEDPDAPARTWSHWVLFNLPASLDAVPENVARDQKPAFGGVHGTNDFGSAGYDGPSPPSGSHRYYFKLFALDAPLELPAGASRDNVLKAMEGHVLGKAELVGVYTKGNAAAR, from the coding sequence ATGCCGCTCGCTCTCGTCAGTAAGGCGTTCACCCATTGTTCAGCGATGCCCAGGAAATTCACCCGCGAAGGCGCCAATGCATCGCCGCCTCTTGCCTGGTCCGGGGTGCCGCAAGGCACGGCCGGCTTCGTGCTTCTCTGTGAAGATCCGGATGCGCCGGCCAGGACCTGGAGCCACTGGGTGCTCTTCAATCTTCCGGCCTCGCTCGACGCGGTCCCGGAAAACGTCGCGCGCGATCAAAAGCCCGCCTTTGGGGGCGTGCACGGCACCAACGATTTCGGAAGCGCGGGCTACGACGGACCGTCGCCGCCGTCGGGTTCTCACCGCTACTACTTCAAGCTTTTCGCGCTGGACGCCCCGCTCGAGCTGCCCGCGGGTGCTTCGCGTGACAATGTCCTGAAAGCGATGGAAGGGCATGTGCTTGGAAAAGCGGAGCTCGTTGGGGTGTATACCAAGGGCAATGCTGCGGCGAGATAG